In Pieris brassicae chromosome 8, ilPieBrab1.1, whole genome shotgun sequence, the DNA window GAAGTTTTAAGGgttacaaagaaataaaaataaaatattatgcaaaaattatcacaatggctttattaaagtatataaataggtATACTTGTGACTTAATAtggacatttatttatttacacagtaTATACAAATTCACATATTCTACAGCAGTCTTATAGAATGTATTTACACCAACAATATGAAATGAATGCAGATTACATCtagaaattacaaaaatagggtaaaatcttaagtaattatttggtAAGCACGTCGATACAATATACACAAGAAGCTCCGACTAAATACTTTTTGATTTAAGACCATAGACTAGACAAGATAAGCCTGACCCGATTGTTGTGTGTCGATTATCGGAGGAGGAGGCGGCCAGTGTCTGAAATCTCTTCTTCGGTTTATATTAGCGCCGCCTAACTCCAACGATGAGTAATCAGAATCGATAGAAGAATAAATATGATCAGATTGTGGTCTACCATCAGCCCCGTATGGTGACTGTATATATTGCGATCGGTTTTCAACGTATTCGGGGGATGCGCTCACACCGTCGGCAGAAACCCTCATTTTATCAAAAGAAAACGATCGCATCGTACCATTTTGAACGTTGCCTCGCATATTAAACGAATTTACATTATTCTGCCTGATAGTAGACGATTTAGGTCTAAAATTTCGATCCGGCAGAGCGTATTTCAGCTTTTCCCAAAATTTATTCTGTCCCCATCGTATCCTTGaacttgtttttaaataaggtcGTAAATCGGGATCACATTCCGCTTCATTTAACACGGAACACTCCTCGATAATTACTAGGGTGTAAATTCTAGTTTTGAGGATTTCATGTAAAGCTTGCCTAAACTCGAATCGAGACCATTCAGTTTGTATGAAGTTCCTAGTTAGTACGAGAATAATGCGCTTAGAGGCTTCGGCTGCCTCGGGGAGTGGTAAAGTACACTGCATGTACGTGGAGCCATGTTGGGGTATATCTCTATAGTGTAAACACAAATGATATGACGGGTTACCATTCTCTAATTCAGCAGCTAAAGTTTGAATAACAAAGTCGTCATCCTTTGGGCTGTAACATACATAAGCGTCGTATAATTTGTCAGTGTCGTCGTACGCTCCAGTGAATGGAAACAATCTTATACCACAATTTGAATAGAGCCATATACGTATTGTGTCtcgaaataagaaaatcagaAGGGTGACCAGTATTATTAGCATAAAGCCAGAAAAAGCAGTTACAAGCATTGGGACGTAATTCGACACTAAAACGTTATCCATACCCGTATCTCCGGCATAGTAATCACTACAGATTGTTCCATTTAAGTTCAAATCCCGTTTTTGAGAGGTAGAACTGTCTGGGTTCCAACACCATAAATCAGAAATATCTACAATTTTAGGAACGTTTTCTGATAGAAAAGAAGTAAATCTTTGCAAATACCTACACTTACAAGACCACATATTATTACCTATTGCTAAATtgtgcaattttttattaacattcaaGCTCCAAATggaaaaatcaattaatttatttccatcTAATCTTAAATACTTCAAGGAATATAATGTAGAGAATGTAGTGTTGCTCACATAGCTGAGGAAATTGTTTTGCAAGTAAAGTTCTTGGAGTTGCGacaaatattcaaattcataTCCGTAAAGATGTGTGAGTTTATTGTTTCCAAGATTCAATATGGCGAGGGATGACAAACCAGTAAATGTTCTATTCTGTATGCTTTCTACTTCACTAGAATTTACATAAAGAGATCTCATGTTTTTTCTACCAATGAATGCATAATTTTGCAATTCTTTAAACTTATTACCGTCTAAATAAACCTCCGTCGCATCCATTGGTATGTTTTCTGGGATAACAGCCGCACGTTGGCTAGAGCAATCTACTACATTTGTGTGCCATGTAGGGTCATGGTAACAAGAACAATTATAAGGGCAAGTCATTTGACAATCGCAAGCTACATAATCACAGCAATGGCAAAGTGTAAAACAATGTGTTtcatatgtacataaaaagtCGGTTGCTTTAAGGTTACTTAGCGTCACATGAGTGACGCTTCTAGTATGAGTCATTTTACATAAGACGTTCTCAAGATCCATTATTCTCGGGTACTGCCTAGTAGCCGTCATGTTATTTATCAAAGGGAGCCATTCCATTGAGCAGTCGCAATCTATAGGATTTCCTCCTATATAGAACTCTGGTAATGACTTATTTAATGATACGGGATACAAGCGGAGGCTATTTAGATCTAATTGAGTTATGGAATTTTGATACATATCAACTCTTGTTAGATTGCGTTTTTCCATAAAAGTATTAACTTGCACATTTGTTATGcggttattattaataaatagtacttCTACACTGTTTGGAATAACTAACGAAGATATTTCAACGATACGGTTATGACTTACATCCAAAGTAGTAATCTTTAATTGTTCACGAAGCTTATAATAGTTTCCTAAATGCTCAATGTAATTACCATGTACGTCCAGCCATTTCAGATTACTGGGCACAAACGCATAATCAAACCACACTAAGTGGTTTTCTGATAAATTTAGCCACAACAAACTTAATATCGACGCAAAAACTCCATTAATATCAACAATAAAATTTCTGTCTAATCGTATTGCTTCTAACTGCTTATTTCTTTCGAAACATCCCCTTTCAATAGCTTgtactttattttttgctaAATTTAGTACTTGTAAACTTGGTAAATCCCAGAACATGCCTATTGTTAAGTTTCCAATTTGATTTTCAATTAATCTCAAGCCAGTCAATTGATCTAAGTTTTTGAATGatccatttttaatatcaGTGATCAAATTTTCTCCAAGatctaaagtttttaaaagagATAATTCCCAAATGGCTTTAGGGACTTCCACTAATTGATTCGAACTTAAATCTAACTCTTTTAAGTcagaacaatttttaaaagctttaggATCGATactgattaataaattattatttaaattcaatttacttAATACAAACAGGCCATTAAAAAGCAATTCATCGATAGTATGCAAGCGATTTTCCGCTAAGATTAGCGTatgcaaattatataaaggtaGGAACGTATTTTCTTCAATATAACCAATAGAATTATTCCTTAAATCTAGTATTTGAAGTACAAACAaatctttaaatgttttattatcaattcTTGTTAAAGCattattagataaatttaatataatcaatCGAATGAGACCTACAAATGTACTGCCGTCGATATGAGCGCTGGAAAGTTGATTATTTGATAAATCTAACACAAAAAGTTGTTCTAAACGGTGAAATACTGCCCTACCTAGCTCGaataattgattattatttaagtatatttctCTTAGTTCCTTAGTATTAGCAAATGTACCTTCGGGTATAAATTGAAGATTATTgtgtgaaatatttaaaattcttaagGATATGAGTCCGCTGAATATTTCACTTGAAATGTCACTGATATTGTTCTGTTGAAGTTTAAGTTCTTGAAGCCGCCGTAGTGTAGCTATTTCCGAGTCTTCATTCAACGTTTTCAATTCATTGTGGCTTATATCCAAACTTAAAATGTCTGGACCACAGTTTTTTCCCAATCCAATTCGGTCCAcgcttttaagtttattatacgttaaatttaatttttgcaaaTTCCCCAATGGGCAGAAAACATCTGATGGTATCgcctttaaattattttcacccAAATCCAGTGCATGTAATTCCTTTAGTCCATTAAAAGTTCCCAAAGATAGTTCTAAGTTTTTGTTTGAACTCCAGTCATAGTTTTTTGTAcgtaaagttaatttttttaggtcgCGCAATCCCTCGAATGCATTGCCAGGTATTCTCAGTAATTTGCAGTTCCTCAACGTTAGACCTTCCAAATTCGAAAATCTTTGAAAGTAATTCGCTTCCAAGCGACTTTCAAATAGGAGCAATTGATTACATTCAATAAATAGCTGACGCGTATATTCATTTGACGCTATAACCAAGCTGGATCCATTTGATTCAAGAACACGTACACTACATGTTGTTGATTTTCCATCACTTTTACAAGTATTATGATCACTTTTTGACGCCAACGCATTACAATCCAGAGTCACAAACAAAAAAGTCAGCAatagtaacatttttttcacACATTTGTCCGTAAGTATTATGAAATGCTCTTATTGACTTCCAGTTTCTAAAGAATGAGGTTTGTACCGTTCATTGTCGTTCGTCCACTATACCGGTTACGTTTACGTCGCGACGTGTATGCGGTAAATGCGTAGGGCGACGCGACGGCGTGCCATCCGCATCGTGACTTGTGGCCGACTGCCGAGCCGAGCTGTTTCGACTTAAGCCGAGAGCGGTTCGTCCACGGCCACCCCTCACTTTGCACCCGCCGCCCTGTCAGCCATCAACCCCACGTCGTTACACCACGTTACACGTCGCGCGGCGCCACTTGCGCGCCCAACCATCAATGGCGGTACCatacttatttttagaaattaatatatctatttaacttactaaaacacaaacaaatctcattttataacattaaattggGACACGAAATGAATACGCAACTATTTGAAAGACTTAAACGAAAACACGATAgggaacaaataaaaatagttacaaAAGGGCAAAGCATCAAAGTGAGGATCGGAAACACAGGTCAGGTATTGTTTCAAAcattaattctttttttgtcgTCACTTATTGAATTCCGAACTCAGAAGCTTTGGCGAAGATACCCAATAAAGCTTGTTTGGCGTTGTCCCCTCACATATTTTCGTAACGTGTTGAATTCTGAACAAGACGGCTACTGTTTTCAGGGTTTAAATGCCAGTGGGTGTGAATGTGAAGATAATTTGATTTCCCTGTTCGACACGTGAAGTCGCTTTCAGGCTAGTGAGAAGTTAGTATGAGTCGATTTTGTTAGACAACTTTAAAAGCTGCCGCGAATAGATTTTCggacaaaaattaaaattataattcgtTATTAGATCAGATAAAACATGTTCtctgtttaattaaatctatttattaaattttcttacccttacatagtaataataattaaaatttaataaaaagaaaattaaaacaaatagtatAGTTCATGgcaatgttaataaatgttgaaTGTAAAGATATacctttttttagtttatttgatatttcgTAGCAAAAACCggtacttataaaataattacaaatgttACTGACCAGTATAATTCATACAGCAAAAAATTGTTGACGAAAAGATAAAAAGCGTTAAGCGACTATACTTAAGTGATAAAACGAGATAACATCCACAAAACACTTCAAGTAGTACGATATCCTTGATATTAATGCCTTTTTACTCAGCAGCCTGTATCAAAAGTTCCAGATGTCGAGAGTTCTTCGCGTTAGCTTGATAAAT includes these proteins:
- the LOC123713636 gene encoding toll-like receptor 7, producing MLLLLTFLFVTLDCNALASKSDHNTCKSDGKSTTCSVRVLESNGSSLVIASNEYTRQLFIECNQLLLFESRLEANYFQRFSNLEGLTLRNCKLLRIPGNAFEGLRDLKKLTLRTKNYDWSSNKNLELSLGTFNGLKELHALDLGENNLKAIPSDVFCPLGNLQKLNLTYNKLKSVDRIGLGKNCGPDILSLDISHNELKTLNEDSEIATLRRLQELKLQQNNISDISSEIFSGLISLRILNISHNNLQFIPEGTFANTKELREIYLNNNQLFELGRAVFHRLEQLFVLDLSNNQLSSAHIDGSTFVGLIRLIILNLSNNALTRIDNKTFKDLFVLQILDLRNNSIGYIEENTFLPLYNLHTLILAENRLHTIDELLFNGLFVLSKLNLNNNLLISIDPKAFKNCSDLKELDLSSNQLVEVPKAIWELSLLKTLDLGENLITDIKNGSFKNLDQLTGLRLIENQIGNLTIGMFWDLPSLQVLNLAKNKVQAIERGCFERNKQLEAIRLDRNFIVDINGVFASILSLLWLNLSENHLVWFDYAFVPSNLKWLDVHGNYIEHLGNYYKLREQLKITTLDVSHNRIVEISSLVIPNSVEVLFINNNRITNVQVNTFMEKRNLTRVDMYQNSITQLDLNSLRLYPVSLNKSLPEFYIGGNPIDCDCSMEWLPLINNMTATRQYPRIMDLENVLCKMTHTRSVTHVTLSNLKATDFLCTYETHCFTLCHCCDYVACDCQMTCPYNCSCYHDPTWHTNVVDCSSQRAAVIPENIPMDATEVYLDGNKFKELQNYAFIGRKNMRSLYVNSSEVESIQNRTFTGLSSLAILNLGNNKLTHLYGYEFEYLSQLQELYLQNNFLSYVSNTTFSTLYSLKYLRLDGNKLIDFSIWSLNVNKKLHNLAIGNNMWSCKCRYLQRFTSFLSENVPKIVDISDLWCWNPDSSTSQKRDLNLNGTICSDYYAGDTGMDNVLVSNYVPMLVTAFSGFMLIILVTLLIFLFRDTIRIWLYSNCGIRLFPFTGAYDDTDKLYDAYVCYSPKDDDFVIQTLAAELENGNPSYHLCLHYRDIPQHGSTYMQCTLPLPEAAEASKRIILVLTRNFIQTEWSRFEFRQALHEILKTRIYTLVIIEECSVLNEAECDPDLRPYLKTSSRIRWGQNKFWEKLKYALPDRNFRPKSSTIRQNNVNSFNMRGNVQNGTMRSFSFDKMRVSADGVSASPEYVENRSQYIQSPYGADGRPQSDHIYSSIDSDYSSLELGGANINRRRDFRHWPPPPPIIDTQQSGQAYLV